A stretch of the Rosa rugosa chromosome 5, drRosRugo1.1, whole genome shotgun sequence genome encodes the following:
- the LOC133709967 gene encoding glycine-rich cell wall structural protein 1 produces the protein MGGAKGGGGGGAKGGGSGGGAKGGGSGGGAKSGSGGGGAIGSGGGGTKSGGGGAKSGGGAGGSKGGGSGGAKIGGGGGITGGQVSSGASSGGAMKAPGRDATISRDVFESNPKGYFQDLHGDSK, from the coding sequence ATGGGAGGTGCCAAaggaggtggtggaggaggTGCCAAGGGTGGCGGTAGCGGAGGAGGTGCCAAGGGTGGCGGTAGCGGAGGAGGTGCTAAAAGTGGCAGTGGAGGAGGTGGTGCCATAGGCAGTGGCGGAGGAGGTACCAAAAGTGGCGGAGGAGGTGCCAAAAGTGGCGGTGGAGCAGGAGGTTCCAAAGGCGGTGGCAGCGGAGGTGCCAAAATTGGCGGTGGCGGAGGAATAACTGGAGGGCAAGTGTCCTCGGGTGCCAGTTCTGGTGGAGCCATGAAGGCCCCTGGAAGAGATGCTACAATATCCAGGGACGTCTTTGAGAGTAACCCTAAGGGCTATTTTCAAGACCTCCACGGTGACAGCAAGTAG
- the LOC133707951 gene encoding uncharacterized protein LOC133707951, with translation MHRLKSTLSRNYSMKRQPSTVTADTTAPSVPHNESTMSLGLSSRQITLLLSSIWAQSISPLNTPEIYQAIAHTYSLVLLYARTKWERRGKAAYTQHHIDAIRTEWAKFVVKTYM, from the exons ATGCACAGATTGAAGTCAACTTTAAGCCGAAACTACAGTATGAAAAGGCAACCATCAACTGTGACTGCTGATACAACAGCTCCAAGTGTTCCACATAATGAATCG ACAATGTCCCTTGGGTTAAGCAGTCGCCAGATTACCCTTCTGCTTTCATCTATCTGGGCACAGTCCATCTCCCCTTTAAATACGCCTGAAATCTATCAAGCAATTGCTCATACCTACAGCCTTGTGTTGCTATATGCTCGGACTAAG TGGGAGAGAAGAGGGAAGGCAGCATATACGCAGCACCATATTGATGCAATCAGAACAGAGTGGGCAAAATTTGTTGTTAAAACATATATGTAA